In Bacteroides coprosuis DSM 18011, the following are encoded in one genomic region:
- a CDS encoding Bacteroides conjugation system ATPase, TraG family (COGs: COG3451 Type IV secretory pathway VirB4 protein~InterPro IPR022509~KEGG: bth:BT_0093 conjugate transposon protein~SPTR: Conserved protein found in conjugate transposon;~TIGRFAM: Conjugation system ATPase, TraG~IMG reference gene:2504107832~PFAM: Domain of unknown function DUF87~TIGRFAM: Bacteroides conjugation system ATPase, TraG family) has product MRNKMKAATLESKFPLLAVEHDCIISKDADITVAYKVELPEIFTISSDEYEAIHSAWHKAVKVLPNYSIVHKQDWFIKENYQPDLQKEDVSFLSRSFEQHFNERPFLNHTCYLFLTKTSKEKSRMQSNFSTLCRGNIIPKDIQDKENITGFMESVEQFERIINDSGFITMTRLVEDDITGTKEKAGIVEKYFSLSQTNTTTLEDIHLKSDEMKIGDQIMCLHTLSDVEDLPGMVATDSRYERLSTDRSDSCLSFAAPVGVLLSCNHIYNQYLFIDNHTENLKQFEKQARNMHSLSRYSRANQLNKKWIEEYLNEAHSQGLTSIRCHCNVMAWSDNRAELKHIKNDVGSQLALMECKPRHNTVDTPTLFWAGIPGNAADFPSEESFYTFIEQALCLFIQETNYKSSLSPFGIKMVDRLTGKPLHLDISDIPMEKGIIVNRNKFILGPSGSGKSFFTNHMVRQYYEQGSHILLVDTGNSYYGLCKMINRKTKGEDGVYFTYTEENPIAFNPFYTDDNLFDIEKRESIKTLITTLWKRDNEPPSRSEEVALSNAVNLYTKKLKEGIEPSFNTFYEFVGGEYKGILEEKQVREKDFDLANFLNVLEPYYKGGEYDYLLNSKKQIDLLSKRFIVFELDNIKDHKILFPIVTIIIMEVFINKMRRLPGIRKLILIEEAWKAIAKEGMAEYIKYLFKTVRKYFGEAIVVTQEVDDIISSDIVKESIINNSDCKILLDQRKYMNKFDSIQKLLGLSEKEKSQILSINLSNHPKRKYKEVWIGLGGSHSAVYATEVSLEEYYTYTTEESEKHELLQLTEKLDGNIELAIKQLAAEKRNAK; this is encoded by the coding sequence ATGAGAAATAAAATGAAAGCAGCTACACTGGAAAGCAAGTTCCCACTGCTTGCGGTGGAACATGACTGCATTATTAGCAAGGATGCAGACATTACGGTAGCTTATAAAGTAGAACTCCCTGAAATATTCACCATCTCTTCAGATGAATATGAAGCTATACATTCAGCATGGCATAAAGCAGTAAAGGTGCTTCCCAACTATTCTATTGTTCACAAGCAAGATTGGTTTATCAAAGAAAACTATCAACCCGACCTACAAAAAGAAGATGTAAGCTTTCTAAGTAGGAGTTTTGAACAACATTTTAATGAACGACCCTTTCTTAATCATACCTGCTATCTTTTTTTAACCAAAACATCTAAAGAAAAGAGCCGTATGCAAAGCAATTTCTCTACTCTTTGCAGGGGTAATATAATTCCCAAAGATATTCAGGACAAAGAGAATATCACCGGGTTTATGGAATCGGTAGAACAATTTGAGCGAATCATAAACGATTCCGGATTTATTACTATGACACGGTTAGTCGAAGACGATATTACTGGAACAAAAGAAAAAGCGGGTATTGTAGAAAAATACTTCTCATTATCACAAACCAATACAACTACTCTTGAAGATATTCATCTGAAATCGGATGAAATGAAAATAGGTGATCAGATAATGTGTCTGCACACTTTGTCAGATGTAGAAGATCTACCTGGAATGGTAGCCACCGATTCACGTTACGAAAGACTCTCCACCGATAGAAGCGACAGCTGCTTATCATTTGCTGCACCAGTGGGTGTATTGCTCTCCTGCAACCATATCTACAATCAATATCTCTTTATAGACAACCACACCGAAAACCTGAAACAGTTTGAAAAGCAAGCTCGGAACATGCATTCCTTATCAAGGTACAGCCGTGCCAATCAGCTAAACAAAAAGTGGATAGAAGAGTATTTAAATGAAGCTCACAGTCAAGGGCTCACTTCAATCCGATGCCATTGCAATGTGATGGCATGGTCGGATAACAGAGCAGAACTCAAGCACATTAAAAATGATGTAGGTAGTCAATTGGCATTAATGGAGTGCAAGCCACGCCACAATACAGTAGATACCCCTACCCTATTTTGGGCAGGAATACCTGGTAATGCAGCAGACTTTCCATCGGAAGAGTCTTTTTATACATTTATTGAACAAGCATTGTGTCTCTTCATTCAGGAAACTAATTATAAATCCTCGCTTTCACCATTTGGTATTAAGATGGTTGATAGACTAACTGGAAAACCACTTCACTTAGATATTTCAGATATACCGATGGAAAAAGGAATAATTGTCAATCGCAATAAATTTATATTGGGACCATCAGGTTCAGGCAAATCCTTTTTTACCAACCATATGGTAAGACAATATTATGAACAGGGAAGTCATATACTGTTAGTGGATACAGGAAACAGTTATTATGGATTATGCAAAATGATTAATCGCAAAACAAAAGGAGAAGATGGGGTATATTTTACCTATACAGAAGAAAATCCAATAGCATTTAATCCATTCTATACAGATGACAATCTATTCGACATTGAAAAAAGAGAGTCAATCAAAACACTCATTACCACACTCTGGAAAAGAGATAATGAGCCTCCATCACGATCAGAAGAAGTGGCACTCTCCAATGCTGTAAATCTTTACACCAAGAAACTTAAAGAAGGAATAGAACCATCATTCAATACATTTTATGAGTTTGTTGGAGGTGAGTACAAAGGGATACTGGAAGAAAAGCAGGTAAGAGAAAAAGATTTTGACTTGGCAAACTTCCTGAACGTCTTAGAGCCATACTACAAAGGGGGTGAATATGACTATCTTTTAAACTCCAAAAAGCAGATAGACCTATTATCAAAAAGATTTATCGTTTTTGAATTGGACAATATCAAAGATCATAAAATACTTTTCCCGATTGTAACCATCATTATTATGGAAGTCTTCATCAACAAAATGCGCAGACTACCCGGTATAAGAAAATTGATTTTGATTGAAGAAGCTTGGAAAGCCATTGCAAAAGAGGGAATGGCAGAGTATATCAAATATTTATTCAAAACGGTTCGTAAATACTTTGGTGAAGCAATTGTGGTAACGCAAGAAGTAGATGATATTATCTCATCTGACATTGTCAAGGAATCCATCATCAATAACAGTGATTGCAAAATCCTTTTAGATCAAAGAAAGTACATGAACAAGTTTGACAGTATCCAAAAATTATTGGGACTATCAGAAAAAGAAAAATCACAAATACTTTCTATCAATCTTTCCAATCATCCCAAACGTAAATACAA